Proteins from a single region of Bremerella sp. JC817:
- the cyaB gene encoding class IV adenylate cyclase — translation MKFEVELKFPVDDLSTVESQLEDLGGIIEVPKRQADRYYSHPSRNFAETDEALRIRRVGDQNFITYKGPKVDDSTKTRREIEVPLISGATGAANIVHMFESLGFTPVAEVTKDRRKSHIQYDGYEVLVAMDEVLNLGTFVELEITADEEDVESAKAAIAKLADQLGLSGSERRSYLELILGSE, via the coding sequence ATGAAATTCGAGGTTGAACTGAAGTTTCCGGTCGACGATCTTTCCACCGTCGAATCGCAATTGGAAGACCTGGGCGGGATTATCGAAGTCCCTAAACGCCAGGCCGACCGATACTACAGTCACCCGTCGCGTAACTTCGCCGAAACGGACGAAGCCCTTCGTATCCGCCGTGTGGGGGATCAGAACTTCATCACCTACAAAGGTCCCAAGGTCGACGATTCGACCAAGACCCGTCGTGAAATCGAAGTTCCCCTGATCTCAGGTGCCACCGGAGCGGCCAACATCGTCCATATGTTCGAGTCGCTGGGCTTCACGCCGGTGGCCGAAGTGACCAAGGACCGCCGTAAATCGCACATCCAGTACGATGGCTACGAAGTCCTGGTCGCGATGGACGAAGTACTGAACCTGGGCACCTTCGTTGAACTCGAGATCACTGCCGACGAAGAAGACGTCGAATCGGCCAAAGCCGCTATCGCCAAATTGGCCGATCAACTCGGTCTTTCTGGCAGCGAACGCCGCAGCTACCTGGAACTGATTCTGGGCTCTGAATAA
- the ispF gene encoding 2-C-methyl-D-erythritol 2,4-cyclodiphosphate synthase, whose translation MIRIGLGHDTHRLADGGPLILGGLEIPHDKHLVGHSDADALMHAITDALLGAANLPDIGQLFPNTDEENRGRSSSEFLKLAYQKVLDEGWTLINLDAVIHAQRPKLADLKSLMQIRIAELLHVSPEDIGIKAKTGESVGSIGREESIEVQCVCLLRRV comes from the coding sequence ATGATACGAATTGGTCTCGGACACGACACCCATCGGCTTGCCGACGGTGGTCCACTAATTTTAGGTGGCCTCGAGATTCCGCACGACAAACATCTGGTTGGACACAGTGATGCCGACGCTTTGATGCACGCCATCACCGATGCGTTACTGGGTGCGGCCAATCTTCCTGACATTGGGCAGCTTTTTCCCAATACGGACGAGGAAAACCGCGGACGTTCGTCCAGCGAATTTCTAAAACTGGCCTATCAAAAGGTGCTCGACGAGGGGTGGACGCTCATCAACCTCGACGCAGTCATCCATGCCCAGCGGCCGAAACTGGCCGATTTGAAGTCGTTGATGCAGATCCGAATTGCGGAACTTCTGCATGTCTCGCCGGAAGATATCGGCATCAAAGCCAAGACCGGCGAAAGCGTCGGCAGCATTGGCCGCGAAGAGTCGATCGAAGTCCAGTGCGTTTGCCTGTTGCGAAGAGTCTAG
- a CDS encoding ABC-2 family transporter protein — protein sequence MEDRPSYAAVFYMFLRNSLVRDLSFRSNFWIECVSSLSWVIMNLGFYLLIFSYTNSIGPNTGWGKWEFFVFLATTLLVNSLVQMFFMPNIQEFSELIRTGKLDFALLKPIDTQFLVSFEKVNWPSTANFLFGLLLMGISLYQLTHRPEQPIVLTATMVVTFVIFLLCGVAILYSLMIVLAASSIWLGRNTSLYDFWFYITSFSRYPMEIYNAGTLGMSLQLIFTFAIPILIVVNVPARIMAQPFGVSETQMWALPIYMLVATGMSLWFSRWVFKASLRSYRSASS from the coding sequence ATGGAAGATCGACCTTCGTATGCAGCCGTGTTTTACATGTTTTTGCGAAACAGCCTGGTTCGCGATCTGAGCTTTCGCTCGAACTTCTGGATCGAATGTGTTTCGAGCTTGTCGTGGGTGATTATGAACCTTGGGTTCTATCTGCTTATCTTCAGCTACACCAATTCGATCGGACCTAACACAGGTTGGGGAAAGTGGGAGTTCTTCGTCTTTCTGGCGACGACTCTGCTGGTGAACAGCCTAGTGCAGATGTTCTTCATGCCGAACATTCAAGAGTTCTCGGAATTGATCCGTACCGGCAAGCTCGACTTCGCCCTGCTGAAGCCGATCGATACGCAGTTCCTCGTCAGCTTCGAGAAAGTGAACTGGCCTTCCACCGCCAACTTTCTGTTCGGTTTGCTGCTGATGGGAATCAGCCTTTATCAGCTGACGCATCGCCCTGAGCAGCCGATCGTGTTAACCGCGACCATGGTGGTGACGTTCGTCATCTTCCTACTTTGCGGCGTGGCGATCCTTTACAGCTTGATGATCGTGCTGGCCGCTTCCAGCATCTGGCTCGGCCGCAATACATCGCTGTACGACTTCTGGTTCTATATCACCAGTTTCTCGCGTTACCCGATGGAGATCTACAACGCCGGTACGCTGGGGATGTCGCTGCAGTTGATCTTCACCTTTGCGATCCCGATCTTGATCGTGGTGAACGTGCCGGCCCGGATCATGGCTCAGCCATTCGGCGTCAGCGAAACGCAGATGTGGGCCCTGCCAATCTACATGCTCGTAGCGACCGGCATGAGCCTGTGGTTCTCGCGCTGGGTCTTCAAGGCGTCGCTGCGAAGTTACCGCAGCGCGAGTAGCTAA
- a CDS encoding ABC-2 family transporter protein: MADLAARASTWWAIFQINFHEKLVYRGDFMLGTLMRFLPILTQIFLWSAIFSAKGESSGNAEIVGYTYYNIVAYYLLSTISRAFSSMPGLASGIALQIREGEIKKYLIQPLDLISFFLLNRIAHKLTYYIVAAVPFAIVFFLCRGYFSGWPPGHVLAAYFTSLVLSFMLGFFMEATIGMIGFWFLEVRSLLFVYMLFTFFLSGHMFPLDMLNELGGPWALIVKSLPLMYLAYFPAAVFLEKITGPELFWGLVVQVGWVVFFIIASRLSFHYGVKQYSAYGG, translated from the coding sequence ATGGCAGACCTTGCCGCTCGGGCCTCCACCTGGTGGGCCATCTTTCAAATCAACTTCCACGAGAAGCTCGTCTATCGCGGCGACTTCATGCTGGGAACCTTAATGCGGTTCCTGCCGATCCTGACGCAAATCTTCCTTTGGTCGGCCATCTTTTCGGCCAAAGGAGAAAGCAGCGGAAACGCAGAGATCGTCGGCTATACGTATTACAACATTGTCGCGTATTACTTGCTGTCGACCATCTCGCGAGCATTCTCCAGCATGCCAGGTTTGGCCTCTGGCATTGCCTTGCAGATCCGCGAAGGGGAAATCAAGAAGTACCTGATTCAGCCGCTCGATCTGATTTCGTTCTTCCTGCTGAATCGAATCGCCCACAAGCTGACTTACTACATCGTGGCGGCGGTGCCGTTTGCGATCGTGTTCTTTCTGTGCCGCGGCTACTTTTCCGGCTGGCCGCCAGGACATGTGTTGGCGGCTTACTTCACCTCGCTGGTGTTGTCGTTCATGCTGGGGTTCTTCATGGAAGCCACGATCGGCATGATCGGTTTCTGGTTCCTGGAAGTGCGCTCGCTGCTGTTCGTGTACATGCTGTTCACGTTCTTCCTGTCGGGACACATGTTTCCGCTGGACATGCTGAATGAGTTGGGTGGTCCTTGGGCACTGATTGTGAAGTCGTTGCCGCTGATGTACCTGGCGTACTTCCCGGCAGCCGTGTTTCTGGAAAAGATCACCGGACCAGAGTTGTTCTGGGGACTGGTCGTTCAGGTCGGCTGGGTTGTCTTCTTTATCATCGCCTCGCGTCTGTCGTTTCATTACGGCGTGAAGCAGTACAGCGCTTACGGAGGTTAA
- a CDS encoding DUF1559 domain-containing protein has translation MRNSRGFTLVELLVVIAIIGVLIALLLPAVQQAREAARRMNCTNNLKQLGLALHNYHDTYGKLPAMSGGSTPLGNHGRLSGFIGLLPFLEQRALWEQYAQDNFTQDPWEDWAPNNTQVAGLLCPSDSTPATGHLGKTNYCFSAGDQPLNRFEDASASNDRTNEFEGRGMFSRYHYKGFRDITDGLSNTVAMGERCIGVDGMKIRGGIVRVDNAFVDGGKANRCMDMRGLGGMYVEGATSYHTYSGTRWSDGAPAFVGLNTVLPPNAPSCSRWGNEKDKIYATANSYHPGGANTLFGDGSVTFISETIDTGNLAANWEYSGASPYGVWGAMGTRSGGDVASR, from the coding sequence ATGAGAAACTCACGTGGCTTTACGCTCGTTGAACTCTTGGTCGTCATCGCCATTATCGGAGTACTGATCGCACTTCTTTTACCTGCCGTTCAACAGGCTCGTGAAGCAGCACGCCGGATGAATTGCACCAACAACCTGAAGCAGTTGGGCCTCGCTCTGCATAACTATCATGATACCTATGGCAAACTGCCAGCTATGTCGGGCGGTAGTACGCCCCTCGGGAACCATGGTCGATTGAGCGGTTTTATTGGTCTGCTTCCGTTCCTGGAGCAGCGGGCACTGTGGGAGCAGTACGCACAAGACAACTTCACGCAAGATCCGTGGGAGGACTGGGCTCCGAACAACACACAGGTCGCCGGCTTGCTGTGCCCATCCGATAGTACTCCAGCGACTGGGCACCTCGGTAAGACAAACTATTGCTTCTCGGCAGGCGACCAGCCACTGAATCGCTTCGAAGATGCCTCGGCATCGAACGATCGAACCAATGAGTTTGAGGGGCGAGGAATGTTCTCGCGCTATCACTACAAGGGGTTTCGCGACATCACCGATGGCCTAAGTAACACGGTCGCCATGGGCGAACGTTGCATCGGTGTCGATGGAATGAAGATTCGAGGCGGTATCGTGCGTGTCGACAACGCATTTGTTGACGGTGGAAAGGCCAATCGTTGCATGGATATGCGTGGGTTGGGCGGCATGTACGTTGAGGGGGCGACCTCTTACCACACCTACTCCGGAACCCGTTGGTCAGACGGTGCTCCTGCTTTTGTTGGTTTGAACACCGTTCTTCCTCCGAATGCCCCAAGCTGTAGCCGCTGGGGAAATGAAAAAGACAAGATCTACGCGACAGCCAATAGCTACCATCCAGGTGGAGCGAACACGCTTTTTGGCGACGGTTCGGTCACGTTCATTTCAGAAACGATCGACACGGGTAATCTGGCTGCGAATTGGGAATATAGTGGTGCCTCGCCTTACGGCGTTTGGGGAGCGATGGGAACGCGTAGTGGCGGTGACGTGGCGAGTCGCTAA
- a CDS encoding ABC transporter ATP-binding protein, with the protein MPPIIQIEKLTKTYQVYQKQEGLLSSIRGLFHRQYKTVEAVKGIDLTVDQGEFVAFLGPNGAGKTTTLKLLSGVINPTSGSATVMGHVPWHRDNAYRRRFALVMGQKNQLWWDLPAQDSFRLHQKIYRIDADQFQRSQDELVDLLGVKELLSQPVRALSLGERMKMELIAALLHSPDVLFLDEPTIGLDVVAQHNIQQFLKHYQQERKITVLLTSHYMKDIAALCQRVVVIAHGVIIYDGSLSGIIDRFGGYKIVTLTFADDNAQGSLARFGDVISEDYPKVKLRVDRSRVGEVLASVLDQYELADVGVEDPPLEEVIADVFSLAHPGDKSANEKLAEASS; encoded by the coding sequence ATGCCACCAATCATCCAGATCGAAAAATTGACCAAGACCTACCAGGTCTATCAGAAGCAGGAAGGCCTGCTCTCCTCGATTCGCGGCCTGTTTCACCGTCAATACAAGACGGTGGAAGCGGTCAAAGGTATCGATTTGACCGTCGATCAGGGAGAATTCGTCGCCTTTCTCGGCCCCAATGGAGCGGGGAAGACAACCACCCTCAAGCTGCTCTCGGGGGTGATCAATCCAACTTCCGGCTCGGCCACGGTCATGGGGCACGTCCCTTGGCACCGCGATAACGCCTATCGCCGCCGGTTTGCCCTGGTGATGGGGCAGAAAAACCAGCTGTGGTGGGATTTGCCGGCCCAGGACAGCTTCCGGCTCCACCAGAAGATCTATCGGATCGACGCCGACCAGTTCCAGCGTTCGCAAGACGAACTAGTCGATCTGCTGGGGGTGAAAGAGCTCCTTTCGCAACCGGTTCGTGCTTTGTCGCTCGGCGAGCGGATGAAAATGGAACTGATCGCCGCCCTGCTCCACTCGCCCGACGTGCTGTTCCTCGACGAACCGACGATCGGGCTCGACGTGGTCGCCCAGCATAACATTCAGCAGTTTCTGAAGCATTATCAGCAGGAACGCAAAATCACGGTCCTGCTGACCAGCCACTACATGAAAGATATCGCCGCGTTGTGCCAACGCGTGGTGGTGATCGCCCATGGCGTCATTATCTACGACGGCTCGTTGAGCGGGATCATTGATCGGTTTGGTGGCTACAAGATCGTCACGCTGACCTTCGCCGACGATAACGCCCAGGGAAGCCTGGCTCGGTTCGGCGATGTCATCTCCGAGGACTACCCGAAGGTGAAACTGCGGGTCGACCGTTCTCGAGTTGGCGAAGTCCTGGCGTCGGTGCTCGATCAATACGAACTGGCCGACGTCGGGGTGGAAGATCCTCCGCTGGAAGAAGTGATCGCCGATGTCTTCTCGCTGGCACATCCTGGCGACAAGTCGGCCAACGAAAAACTGGCGGAAGCTTCGTCCTAA
- a CDS encoding MFS transporter, producing the protein MHPHSSTTAEPKAERPQSPATPVATLDGIQRNEGVSRNFVLLTLYQVVLRCGWIFKTESIIIPAVLDLIAGSGWIRGFLPILGRIGQSCPPLLYADRLRQLPLKKWSLAGTSLAMSVAFAGLAAMFIPGVESSIGQSAMVVGFLGFYFLFFCATGLNQLGFGTTQGKLIPPHLRGRLMLASNVIGAVIAISLAAWLLPKWLQGNSIQVNWIFGFAAFSFIGSAISVMGLKERRDQVERKAFSPKQLIQESINVVKDDHRFRYVCLIAATFGFSLMLFPHYQALARERLDVDLSRMIFWVIVQNAGTAIFSLLGGPLADWKGNRLVLRTMMFGVMILPLGSIALVHSGSVGIYLFDWLFLFVGVTPITFRAFTNYTLELVPEPMHPRYLATQSLCIAVPMVISPFVGLLIDITSFELVFSGIALILFGGWTMTWFLDEPRHEVGHHVMYGEMDVDPEDEV; encoded by the coding sequence GTGCACCCCCATTCTTCTACCACGGCGGAGCCCAAAGCCGAGCGGCCTCAATCGCCCGCGACACCTGTCGCTACCCTGGATGGTATCCAACGCAACGAAGGGGTCTCGCGAAATTTCGTTCTGCTGACGCTCTATCAAGTCGTGCTGCGTTGCGGCTGGATCTTCAAGACCGAGAGCATCATCATTCCGGCCGTGCTCGATTTGATCGCCGGCTCGGGCTGGATTCGAGGATTCCTCCCCATTCTGGGGAGAATTGGTCAGAGTTGCCCGCCGCTTCTTTATGCCGACCGGCTGCGCCAGTTGCCACTGAAGAAATGGTCGCTTGCCGGAACTTCGCTCGCCATGTCGGTTGCCTTCGCCGGGCTTGCCGCGATGTTTATCCCCGGAGTCGAGTCCTCCATCGGACAGTCGGCGATGGTGGTCGGCTTCCTCGGATTTTACTTCCTGTTCTTCTGTGCAACGGGGCTCAACCAACTCGGCTTCGGTACAACGCAGGGAAAGCTGATTCCGCCTCATCTGCGGGGCCGGCTGATGCTGGCCTCGAACGTGATCGGCGCGGTCATCGCCATTTCACTGGCGGCCTGGCTATTGCCGAAATGGCTCCAGGGAAACAGCATTCAGGTCAACTGGATCTTTGGGTTCGCGGCGTTTTCGTTCATAGGCAGTGCCATCTCGGTGATGGGGCTGAAAGAGCGACGCGACCAGGTCGAGCGGAAAGCGTTTTCGCCGAAACAGTTGATCCAGGAATCGATTAACGTCGTCAAAGATGACCATCGGTTTCGTTATGTCTGCCTGATCGCAGCGACGTTCGGCTTTTCGCTGATGCTATTCCCGCACTACCAGGCCCTGGCTCGCGAACGGCTGGACGTTGATCTTTCGCGGATGATCTTTTGGGTGATCGTTCAGAATGCCGGCACGGCGATTTTCAGCTTGCTCGGCGGACCGCTGGCCGACTGGAAAGGAAACCGGCTGGTCCTACGCACGATGATGTTCGGCGTGATGATCTTGCCACTCGGCTCGATTGCCCTGGTTCACTCTGGCAGCGTCGGCATCTATTTGTTCGACTGGCTGTTTCTGTTTGTTGGCGTGACCCCCATCACCTTCCGCGCGTTCACCAACTACACCCTGGAGTTGGTACCAGAACCGATGCACCCACGTTACCTGGCGACGCAGTCTTTGTGCATAGCCGTCCCGATGGTGATCTCGCCGTTCGTGGGCCTGTTGATCGATATCACCAGTTTCGAGCTCGTCTTCAGCGGGATCGCCTTGATCTTGTTTGGCGGCTGGACGATGACCTGGTTCCTGGACGAACCACGCCACGAAGTAGGCCATCACGTCATGTATGGCGAGATGGACGTCGATCCGGAAGACGAAGTGTAA
- the cysS gene encoding cysteine--tRNA ligase gives MSNLRVYNTLSRTKEEFKTVEPGKVGIYLCGPTVYAEAHIGHMVGPVIFDTVKRYLAHSGYDVRLVVNITDVDDKLIHKANERKMTMLEVAEENIKDYLSNLAALNVTTIDDMPRATACMDDIIKFVEDLIAKGFAYDVDGDVFFEVSKDPQYGKLTNRSVDAMQGEGGGAAASKRSPGDFALWKKAKPGEPSWDSPWGKGRPGWHIECSAMSKGILGETFDIHGGGLDLTFPHHENEIAQSECCHGKPMVNYWMHNGLLRSDPSAGKIGGKAEREKEATPADNNPGGKMSRSGGAGGLHSLIERQSGERIRFFLLRTHYRSTILFSEPAIEEAGTGLETFYRLFERYERITGKSYYDITPAKTRKEGEITAGDDALLGLLKKHRDAYLEKMDDDFNTGGGVSELFEIVRAVNKSIDQEKLEENKDADTSALDQAMATLRELTSILGLFSEKPETDSSEDAGLVDQLMSLVIEIRANSRKKKDFETSDLIRDRLTECGITLEDRKDGTLWRKG, from the coding sequence ATGAGTAACCTCCGGGTCTACAACACACTGAGCCGTACCAAGGAAGAGTTCAAAACGGTCGAACCCGGCAAAGTCGGCATCTACCTTTGCGGACCAACGGTCTACGCCGAAGCCCACATCGGGCACATGGTGGGTCCCGTCATCTTCGATACCGTCAAGCGTTACCTCGCACACAGCGGTTACGACGTCCGCCTGGTGGTCAACATCACCGACGTCGACGACAAGCTGATCCACAAGGCGAACGAGCGCAAGATGACCATGCTCGAAGTCGCCGAAGAGAACATCAAGGATTACCTGAGCAACCTCGCCGCGCTGAACGTGACGACCATCGACGACATGCCACGGGCCACCGCCTGCATGGACGACATCATCAAGTTCGTCGAAGACCTGATCGCCAAGGGCTTTGCTTACGATGTCGATGGCGACGTCTTCTTTGAAGTCAGCAAAGATCCGCAGTACGGCAAGCTGACCAACCGCAGTGTCGACGCCATGCAGGGGGAAGGGGGCGGTGCCGCCGCCAGCAAGCGTTCGCCAGGCGACTTCGCACTGTGGAAGAAAGCCAAGCCGGGCGAACCTTCGTGGGACAGCCCCTGGGGCAAGGGTCGCCCTGGCTGGCACATCGAATGCTCGGCCATGAGCAAAGGGATTTTGGGCGAAACATTCGACATCCACGGTGGTGGTTTGGACCTTACCTTCCCACACCATGAAAACGAAATCGCTCAAAGCGAATGCTGCCACGGCAAGCCCATGGTCAACTATTGGATGCACAACGGTCTGCTCCGCAGCGATCCAAGTGCCGGCAAGATCGGCGGCAAGGCGGAACGCGAAAAGGAAGCGACACCTGCCGACAACAACCCTGGCGGCAAGATGAGCCGTAGTGGTGGTGCTGGCGGTTTGCACTCGCTGATCGAGCGACAAAGCGGCGAGCGAATCCGCTTCTTCCTGCTGCGAACCCATTACCGCAGCACCATTCTGTTCAGCGAGCCAGCGATCGAAGAAGCCGGCACCGGCCTGGAAACATTCTATCGCTTGTTCGAGCGATACGAACGGATCACCGGCAAGTCGTACTACGACATCACGCCAGCCAAGACTCGCAAAGAAGGCGAAATCACCGCCGGCGACGACGCCTTGCTCGGCCTCCTGAAGAAGCATCGTGACGCCTATCTCGAAAAGATGGACGACGACTTCAACACCGGTGGCGGCGTGAGCGAACTGTTCGAGATCGTCCGTGCGGTCAACAAGTCGATCGATCAGGAAAAGCTCGAAGAGAACAAGGACGCCGATACCAGTGCCCTCGATCAGGCGATGGCTACGCTGCGGGAACTGACTTCCATCCTCGGTCTGTTTTCGGAAAAGCCCGAAACCGATTCGAGCGAAGACGCCGGTCTGGTCGACCAACTGATGAGCCTGGTCATCGAGATCCGGGCGAACTCGCGAAAGAAGAAAGACTTCGAAACGAGCGACCTCATTCGCGACCGTTTGACCGAATGCGGGATCACGCTCGAAGACCGCAAAGATGGCACGCTCTGGCGAAAAGGCTAG